From the Burkholderia sp. WP9 genome, the window CGAGACGCGCGGAATCTCGTTCTGACCAGAAAAGCCGCCCAGGTGGCACATCGTGCATAACACCTCTGCAGCTTTATTCTTTCCGGCTTCGATGCTGGCGCTATCCGCCTTGAATGGAACGGACACCAGCTTTTGCGCGGCGAAGTAGTCGGCCAGATCCTGCATGTCGTCGCGCGAAAGGTTCGCCGCCATCGGCGACATGCGCGGGTCGCTGCGCCGCCCTTCCTTGAAGTCCTTGAGTTGCAGATAGAGATAGCGCGCGCTCTGACCCGCGAGAATCGGATAGTCCGGATTCGTCGAATTGCCCATAGGCCCATGACAGGCCACGCACACCTGCGCTTTTGCCTTGCCCGCCTCGGCGTCGGCGTGCGCGTTCAACGGCAGCCATGCGGCGGCGAACCAGCCGCACAGCCATGCCGTCCATGAGCGGCGCACCACTCCCCGGGTTTCCCGTAGCATCGGCATGCGCATCGTCATGGCAGCGCAAAAACCACCACGGTGTTGCCGCGCTTGAAGTCGAGCTGGGTATTGCCGCCCGCCGCGACCGCGACGTATTGCTTACCGTGCACCATGTACGACACCGCGGGCGCATTGACGCCTGCGCCGCACTGGAACTCCCAGAGCTTCTTGCCGGTGGCGGAATCGAATGCGCGGAACAGGCCGTTGCCTTCGCCGTTGAATACGAGACCGCCCGCCGTCGCCAGCACGCCGCCTATCAGCGGTTGTTCGGTCTTGAAGTCCCACGCCACCTTACCCGTATCGACGTTGACCGCGGAGAGCTTGCCCCATTGCTGTTCGGCCGCGATCGTCTTGAACGCGCCGCCCAGCCAAAGCTTGCTGCCACCCGGATAGGCCGCGTCCTCGACCTGATACGTCATCGGTTGATGCAGATTGGCCGCATACACGAGGCGCGTTTGCGGATCGAACGCCATTGGCGACCACTCGACTCCGCCGTTCGCGCCGGGCAGCATCCGCGCGCCCGCGGCTGTCGGCAACGTCCACATGTTCTCCTGGGGAATCATCGCCTGCGAATAGCGGATCAGCCGCCCGGTGGCGCGATCGTGAACGTACACGTGGCCGGTCTTGCCGCCGTGCACCACGCCCGGAATCATCTTGCCGTTGGTGTCGCGCACGTCGATCAGCATCGGCGGGCTCACGGCGTCGAGATCCCACACGTCATGCGGCACATACTGGTAGTGCCATTTGTACTTGCCGCTGTCCAGATCGATCGCGACGAGTGAATCCGTATAGAGGTTGTCTCCCGGGCGGATTGCGCCATACAGGTCCGGCGAGGGATTGCCCACCACGAAGAACACCGTATGCGTTTGCCGATCGACGGCGGGCGCCATCCACACACCGCCGCCGAGCGTTTTGTAGAAATCGCCCCCCTTCGCGGCGAGCTGTTTTTTCTCCGCGTCGATATCGCGTTTCTCGTCGCGGCCAGTCGCATCTTTCGTGGCCCACACGCCTTCCTGCCCGGTTTCCGGAATCGTATAGAACGTCCACAGCAATTGACCGGAGTTTGCATCGAACGCTTTGAGGAACCCGCGAATGCCATATTCGCCGCCGTTCGTGCCAATCAGCACCTTGCCGTCGACGACCGTCGGCGCCATCGTTTCCGAGTAGCCCTGATCGGGATCGGCAATTTGCGTTTGCCACAGCACGTTGCCGGTTTTCGCGTCGAGCGCGACGAGTTTCGCATCGAGCGTGCCCATGAAGAGCC encodes:
- a CDS encoding c-type cytochrome, which encodes MRMPMLRETRGVVRRSWTAWLCGWFAAAWLPLNAHADAEAGKAKAQVCVACHGPMGNSTNPDYPILAGQSARYLYLQLKDFKEGRRSDPRMSPMAANLSRDDMQDLADYFAAQKLVSVPFKADSASIEAGKNKAAEVLCTMCHLGGFSGQNEIPRVSGQLYPYIVKQMQDFRSHTRTNDAGNMASVTRNLTDDDIRNLAAYINNLQ
- a CDS encoding PQQ-dependent dehydrogenase, methanol/ethanol family — translated: MPFVRIPDAIGLSLLAIAFGLPSAFAADEVQNTSTTTSSPVPSTLQPVSQDQLDKAATTSNDWLLSNGSYAQTRYYRGAQINKTNVAKLRPAFIFQTAVNESMETAPIVSNGVMFITTSFNHVYAVDAVTGKEFWHYKHKMGSVTTFCCGPNNRGVAIAGDRLFMGTLDAKLVALDAKTGNVLWQTQIADPDQGYSETMAPTVVDGKVLIGTNGGEYGIRGFLKAFDANSGQLLWTFYTIPETGQEGVWATKDATGRDEKRDIDAEKKQLAAKGGDFYKTLGGGVWMAPAVDRQTHTVFFVVGNPSPDLYGAIRPGDNLYTDSLVAIDLDSGKYKWHYQYVPHDVWDLDAVSPPMLIDVRDTNGKMIPGVVHGGKTGHVYVHDRATGRLIRYSQAMIPQENMWTLPTAAGARMLPGANGGVEWSPMAFDPQTRLVYAANLHQPMTYQVEDAAYPGGSKLWLGGAFKTIAAEQQWGKLSAVNVDTGKVAWDFKTEQPLIGGVLATAGGLVFNGEGNGLFRAFDSATGKKLWEFQCGAGVNAPAVSYMVHGKQYVAVAAGGNTQLDFKRGNTVVVFALP